GGGTCGGCGAGTGGAGGCCTTCGCCAACCACTTCACCCTCGGCCCCTGGCAGATCGCCACGGCGGCGATCAGCGAGGACTGACCGCAGGGAAGTCGGGCTCGTCGATCTCGGTAGCATCCGCCCGGCGAGGGAGACCCTTCCGTAACCTTTGGCTTCTCACGCAGAATCCCATCTTCGCAACAGTCGCGATTCCCGGAAGGCGCCAACCATGCAAAAAAACTCTTTGTGGGGAAATTGGAAGTCCGTTGTCGTTGACAACTACGCCAACCCCACCGGGCGGGCTCGCCGCGCTGAGTTCTGGTACTTCGTTCTGGCCAACCTGGTCATCGCCATCATTCTGGGCGCACTTTCATCTCTCTTAGGTCTTCCTCTTATCTGGAATCAACAGCTGTTCGTGAGCATCTATGCATTGGCCGTACTTATCCCGAACATCTGTGTCCAAATCCGCCGCCTCCACGACAGCGGCAAGTCAGGCTGGTGGCTCCTCCTCCTTCTCACCGGCATCGGAGCCATCGTTCTCATCGTCTTTTACGTCTTAGACAGCGAGAAGGCCACCAATACCTATGGCCCGTCTCCGAAATACCCCAACGGCTAAGCGCCCCGCGGCCGTCGGTCAGTAGGCCTTCGCTCCGCTCTCCGGCCCGCTGAGGCCGACCTGGCCCTCAGGGGCTGAGTCGGCCTCAGCGGCAGGGCTGGAAGACCATTCCGCGAGACGTTCTCGCATCGCCTCCCGCATCTGGCCTCGACGTTCGTCGATTATTTCCCGGATGGTGTTCGGAGCATCGTGGGCGTGGAGCAGCACCGAGAGTTGTACCCGTCCGAGGCTCTTGAGCGAGCGCGGCCGCATGTTCTTGAAAGCAAAGTTCGGATGATCTTCGAGCGCTAAGCGCAGTTCGGGCGAGACCACCACCGTGCCCGGATAGGCGATACCCGTAACGCGACTGGCGAGGTTCACGGTGGCCCCGTAGGCATCACCTTCTCGTTCGAGTACCGGCCCGAGAGCGAGCCCCACCCGAACGTCAGACAACTCGGCGGCGTCGCGCGAGGCATCAGCCAGCCGGAGGGCGATCTCGCCGGCGGCCACCGGATCCTCCACGAGGAACATCACCTCGTCACCAATCATCTTCACCACCCGGCCACCGCCGGCGATGACTACGTCGTAGGCCAACCGTTCGAACCGGTCCACGACCGCCGCCAGTTCCTCGTCAGTCACCTGCTGGGCCAGGGCGGTAAACCCAACGAGATCGGCAAAACCGACGATAAGACCGGCGCTGTCCTCCTGATCACCGCGAAGCCGACGGTGGCGTGCGGCGGCCTGCAAATGTCGGCGCCACACCTGTTCGAGGACGATCGGGAACATCGGCAGCAAGTCCCCTACTTCGCTGGTCACCGGTCCAAAGACTTGGTCGCCGAGGTCGTCGACTTCAGCGGCGGCGCTCGCTCCACTCCCGGCGCTCATAGCATCGATCAGGGCCAAGGCAACTCGAGCCATGGACGAGCCGATCACGCGGGTCATTCCGTAGGTGACCTCCTCACTAACAGCCCCACTGTGCATCAGGTCTGCCATGGCGGTGAGGTTCGCAAGGTCAATATCGGAGAAGATCGATTCACCGGCTTGTGGCTCCGGGAAACCCAGCGACCGCCAAATATGACGGAGTTCCTCGGCCGGTAACCCGGTGGCGGCGCAGGCGGCGGCGAGGTCGTACTGAAGGGGTTGACCAAGGGCGAGATGGTCGATGGCCAACAGCAGCAGCGTCCCGTCCGTCTGCGCCTCATCGATGTCCGGCCACGGTACCCCCATGGCCGCGAGGACTTTCCCGAGTTCAGTCCTCGATGGGTTCGAACTCGTGCTCACTCCGGCTCCCGTCGAGACATTGGCTCAATGACCACCGGAATGCTGAGGCCGCGCGACCTGGCCGGGCGTTCAGGAACCGGCACGGGGGCCAGGAGCGCTTCGCCGGAGCGTTCGGTACTGAACCACGCGGCATCGATCGTGGGGGTGGTGAGGCGCACCGGGCCAAGCCCATCATGGGGATCCAGTTCCCAGAGCAGGGCCGGGCGCTCACCGTGCCAGCGGATGGCGTAGGACAACCGCCCGGCGCCGGTCGGCGCATCGTGCACCTCCCATCCCTGGCCCAGCCAGGCCTCGGGAATGCCCGGGCTGAGAGCGAGTCCACCGGGCACCTCTTGGATAAGACGGGCCCGGACCAGGGTGACCAAGGCGGCATGGGCGGCAAGGTCGTGGCCACCGTGAACCCCCGGCCACGTCCAGGTACTGCTCGCCTCCGCCAGTCGCTCGGTGAGGTCATCCACTTGCGACCCATCGGGCCCACCAACCTGCTGGGCCAGGGCTTGCATGTCTTTGGCCGCCCGGTCCTCCCCGGCATCGGTCAGTAGACCGGCCGCGTGCAACAAAACCGTAGCGGGTACCGCCCCCGCCCCCTTCGGCAGGCGGGGCACCAGCGCCGCCACCAGTTCCGTAGCCTCTTTGGCGAAGGTGGCATCCCGGGTGAGAGCCCAGTGCTGCCCCAGCGCCGCGAGCGCGGCCAGGGCGTTACCACCGCGCTCCACGAGTTGGATCGGGTCCTGGAGCAAGGCGCGCGCGGCGTCCTCCGCGAAGCCCGCCAGGTCGAGAGCGGCCGCTTCGATCGGCCCGGCCGGACCCAGCAGAAGGAACCGGGTACTCGACAGCACCGCTTCTCGTACCCGCCGCTCGGGTACCTCAAAGCGAGCCCCGGCGCGAGTGTGTGCACCCCATCCCTTGGCCACGTTCTCGGCGTCGGGCAAGGCGTCGAAATCCACCGGGGCCTCCGCCACCAACAGCACCGCCCGCAGGGTGGCGGTGTGGGCCAAGGGAAAGAGCAGGGCCCCCTGGGCCAGACCGTGCCCACAACGCGTGTCGCTCGGGGCCACCACGGTGGCATCTCCGGCGAAGACCATGGCCGCGGAGTCGCCGCCCGCTCGGGTGGACATTGCCATACGGCCCGGCGATCGCGACAGCGAAAGCACCGCCTTCCCGTCGACGCGAACAATGGAGTTGGCTAGCTCAATCCGCTCCACCCGACCCGGCCCGTCCACCGGGTAGGGCCGCACCGCCAACGCCACCGCAAACGGCACCGTCGACTCGTTGGTGATCTCCACCACCAGGGCTTCCTGGCCGGCGGCATCCCGGGCGGCATACACCCGCTGCACGGCGTCGCCGCTCGGCACTTTCACGCGGGTGACCACCACGGGAGCGTTCCCGAGCAGTTCTTGGCGCACGGCGGCTTCCCGGGCGGGCACATGCCAGCGATCCTCCGCCCCGATCCACCAGTCCAGCGACCATGCCGCCCCCTCAGTCTGGACCAGACCAGCCGGGTCCACCCGCCAGCGCGTGGCCCCATCCAGGTTCCCCACGGTGGTCCAACGCCCATCCCCCCGGGATTGCACCCACCCCTCACCGGGAACGGGACGAGATCGCGGGCGCACCCTCCCATCGAATCAGACCTAGGGCATCCCGTGCATCTCCGAACTCACATTCCGCCCTAGCAGGCCCCGATAGGCCTCGGCCGCCAGGGCGCCGTCATGGACCACCATGAAGACCGACTCAGCGATGGGCAGGTCCACATTGTGTTCCGCCGCCAGTTCCATCACCACCCGTGACGTCTTCACGCCCTCGGCCACCATGTTCATTTCCGCGATGATCTGCTCGATGGCGCGGCCCCGGCCGAGTTGCTCCCCCACGTATCGGTTGCGGCTGTGCGGCGAAATGCAGGTGGCGATGAGGTCGCCCATACCCGCCAGGCCAGCGAAGGTCGATTGCTGACCGCCCATCGCACAGCCCAGTCGGGTGAGTTCACTAAGACCACGCGTGATCACCGCCGAGCGGGTGTTGTCGCCAGTGCCAAGCCCATCGGCCATACCCGAAGCGATAGCCATCACGTTCTTGAGGGCACCGGCGAGTTCGCAACCCACCACGTCGGGGTTCGTGTACACCCGGAACAGATCAGAGGCGAACACTCCCTGCAACGACTGGGCGATCACCGGGTCCTCCATGGCAATCACCGACGCGGCCGCATCGCCTCCCAAGATTTCCTTGGCGAGGTTAGGGCCCGTAAGCACCCCACAGGGATGGCCGGGGAGTTCTTCCGCCAAGACCTGCGTCATGCGCAAGCGGCTGCCCTCTTCCAATCCTTTCGCCAGGCTCACCACCGGCACCCAAGGCCGCAGGAACCCCGCCAGATCCCGGGCGGCTTGGCGCATCCCATGTGAGGGCACCCCCATCACCAGCACATCGGCGCCCGACACGGCTTCGGACAAGGACGCCGTGGCGTGAAGCGATGGCGTGAGGGTGTAACCGGACAGGTAGGTCGTATTCACGTGGGCGTCGCGCACTTCGGCGGCGATGTCGTCCCGCCGAGCCCACAGCGTGGTGGGAACGTTCTTGGCACACAGGTGCGCCACGGTGGTCCCCCACGAGCCGGCTCCGATAACCGCAATCTGCATAGGCATGGCCGGGAGGATAGAACTCTCGCCGCCCGTTAGGTTGGGAAGATGAGCGACAGGCCACCTCTCGTGTCGATAAGCCCTACCGCGGCGCTGTTGGTGCCCGTGAAATCCTTCTCCCAGGCCAAGCGGCGGCTCGACCCGGCTCTAAAACCCGCCGAGCGCGAAGCGTTGGCCCGCGCCATGGCCGCCACGGTTCTTCGTGCCGCCGGGGGCCTGCGGGTGGCGGTGGTCTGCGATGACGATGCCGTGCGGGTGTGGGCGCAGGAGTCTGGCGCGGAAACGATTTGGACTCCCAACCTGGGCCTCAATGGCGCGGTGGCGGCCGGGGTGGCCCATCTGGCGCGTCGGGGCGTGGCGCGAGTGGTGGTGGCCCACGCCGACTTGCCCCTCGCCACCGATCTCGCGTGGCTAGCCGACGGCGACGGCGTCACCCTCGTGCCCGATCGCCACGGTGACGGCACCAACGTGGCGTGCGTGCCCGCCGAGGCCAGGTTCGCCTTTGCCTACGGTGCCGGGAGTTTCACCGCCCACCGCGCCGAGGCGCGCCGACGAGGACTCATCGTGCGCCTCGTACCCGACCCGGCCCTGGGCTGGGATGTGGACGTACCCGTCGACCTCAAAGTGCCGCCGGTCCTCCACCCGCCCGCCTATTTACCCACGGCTTCCTTCGCCGAGACTCCGTGAGCCACAACCTGCCCACTCCGGCCATCGCTCTGGCCATCGGGGCCCACCCCGACGACATCGAGTTCGGCGCGGGCGGCACCCTCGCCAAGTGGTCGGCGGCGGGCACCGTGGTGCACCACCTCGTGTGTACCGACGGTTCGAAAGGCAGTTGGGACCCCACCACCGACCGGGCCGCGCTCATCGTGACCCGCCAGAGCGAGCAGCGAGCCGCCGCCTTGGCCCTGGGCGCCACCGGCGAGTGCGTCTTCCTCCCGTGGCCTGATGGCGAACTCGACTCGGGCCTGCGTCAGCGCGGGGAGGTGGCGTACTGGATCCGTCGTCTTCGTCCGATCGTGGTGCTGGGCCATGACCCCTGGAAGCGCTATCGCCTCCACCCCGACCATCGCCACGCCGGACTCCTCGCCGTGGAAGGCATCGTGGCGGCCCGCGATCCCCATTTCTTTCCGGAGCAACAACTTCCCCCCCACCGGCCCGATGCCCTGCTGCTGTTCGAGGCCGACGAGGCCGATCATGTGGAGGACGTGGCCGGTTTTACGGATGCGAAACTGGCGGGTCTCTATGCCCATGCCAGCCAACTCCGCTCCACCATGGGTATCGACGAGCGAGCCACCGCCGCCGCGATAGCCGACCAGCGCTCCATCTTCGCCCAAGGCGTGGTGCATCGCCTCGAGGAACGAGACGACGCCGAGGACATCGCCCAGGGCGAATCCTTCAAACTGATGGTCAACCTCTAGTTGAGGCTGGGGTCGATGGGGAAGTGCGCTAGCCGAGCGATGTCGTTGCCTTGGCGGCTCAGGATGCGGGTCCAGAGCGTGGCGCCATCGGGGCAGAACGGGTCGTCGGGCTCGGCCTCGAGCACGAACCAGTCGTCGAGGGCCAACTCGTGGTCGAGCTGGCCCGGCCCCCAACCGGAATAACCGGCGTAGAACCGGGCGGTGCGGATCGATCCGGCGACATCGGCCGGTTCAAGGTCGAAATTGAGCAGGCCGAGGTTGTCGATCACCGGGACGAACCCGGGGAACAACCCCGGATCTTCGATCCGGGCCAGGCACCACCCGCTCTCCTCCTCCACCGGGCCGCCGATGTGCAGAACCGGGGGATCGGTGGCGATGACTTCCCACCCCGGTAGGGCATCGGCCACCAACACATCGGTGGGTCGGTTCAGAACGAGACCCAGGGCCCCGTCCGCGTTGTGCTGGAGCATGAGAATCACCGAGCGCTCGAAGTTGGGATCTCCCAACATGGGTTTGGCTACCAATAAGCGCCCCGTGCCCTCGGTCACCCTTTGAGTCTCGCGCCGATGAGTCCCTACGGTGGGGGAATGCTGGAGGACGGCACCTACGACGTTTTCGTGGTGGATAGCGAGCGGGTCGGCCCGGGTGATGCCCTCGGCCTCGAACTCACCGTGCTGGCCGGCGCCCACAAAGGGGAAATGGTGGCCATGCGGGTGGAGGGGCTCGGCCGGGACGAGGTTGACGTCCTCGGCCTCCCGGGCACGCTGGTGGTCCAACAAGGTCAGCCCACCGTGACGCTGGAAACCTGAATTACCCCGGCTTCACCGCAGTAGTAGACATGGCCGGGTACCCGACTGGAGACTTCGATGCAGCGACTCACAGGGCTTGATGCCTCCTTCCTTTACTTAGAGACGCCGTCGTCCCACATGCATGTGGCGGGGTTGATGATCCTCGATCCGTCCTCGGTCGATGGCGGCATCACCCTGGAGCGGGTGAAAGAGGTCTACGGCCAACGGCTCCACATGGCGCCGCCGTTTCGCCGTCGCCTCGTGGATGTGCCCTTCGGTCTCCACCACCCGCTGTGGATCGAAGACCCCGACTTCGACATCGACTACCACATTCGCAGCACGGCCCTGCCCGCCCCCGGCTCCCCCGAACAGCTGGCGACCCTCGTAGGGCGGCTGTCGGCCCTCGCCCTCGACCGCACCCGCCCGCTGTGGGAGGTGTGGGTGATCGAAGGACTCGAAGATGGCAACGTGGCCGTACTTTCCAAGGTGCACCATGCCGCCATCGATGGAGCGGCAGGCAACGAACTCACGGTGGCCCTGTTGGACCTCACCCCCGAGGTGGCGCTCCACGAGCCGGAAACGCCCTGGGTACCCGACCGCATTCCCACCGATCTCGAACTCCTCGGCTATGCCGCCAACTCGCTGGTTCGCCAGCCCGTTCGGGTGGCCCGGGCGCTGAACAAGACGGCC
The sequence above is a segment of the Acidimicrobiia bacterium genome. Coding sequences within it:
- a CDS encoding PIG-L family deacetylase, encoding MALAIGAHPDDIEFGAGGTLAKWSAAGTVVHHLVCTDGSKGSWDPTTDRAALIVTRQSEQRAAALALGATGECVFLPWPDGELDSGLRQRGEVAYWIRRLRPIVVLGHDPWKRYRLHPDHRHAGLLAVEGIVAARDPHFFPEQQLPPHRPDALLLFEADEADHVEDVAGFTDAKLAGLYAHASQLRSTMGIDERATAAAIADQRSIFAQGVVHRLEERDDAEDIAQGESFKLMVNL
- a CDS encoding NAD(P)H-dependent glycerol-3-phosphate dehydrogenase, which codes for MPMQIAVIGAGSWGTTVAHLCAKNVPTTLWARRDDIAAEVRDAHVNTTYLSGYTLTPSLHATASLSEAVSGADVLVMGVPSHGMRQAARDLAGFLRPWVPVVSLAKGLEEGSRLRMTQVLAEELPGHPCGVLTGPNLAKEILGGDAAASVIAMEDPVIAQSLQGVFASDLFRVYTNPDVVGCELAGALKNVMAIASGMADGLGTGDNTRSAVITRGLSELTRLGCAMGGQQSTFAGLAGMGDLIATCISPHSRNRYVGEQLGRGRAIEQIIAEMNMVAEGVKTSRVVMELAAEHNVDLPIAESVFMVVHDGALAAEAYRGLLGRNVSSEMHGMP
- a CDS encoding adenylate/guanylate cyclase domain-containing protein; this translates as MSTSSNPSRTELGKVLAAMGVPWPDIDEAQTDGTLLLLAIDHLALGQPLQYDLAAACAATGLPAEELRHIWRSLGFPEPQAGESIFSDIDLANLTAMADLMHSGAVSEEVTYGMTRVIGSSMARVALALIDAMSAGSGASAAAEVDDLGDQVFGPVTSEVGDLLPMFPIVLEQVWRRHLQAAARHRRLRGDQEDSAGLIVGFADLVGFTALAQQVTDEELAAVVDRFERLAYDVVIAGGGRVVKMIGDEVMFLVEDPVAAGEIALRLADASRDAAELSDVRVGLALGPVLEREGDAYGATVNLASRVTGIAYPGTVVVSPELRLALEDHPNFAFKNMRPRSLKSLGRVQLSVLLHAHDAPNTIREIIDERRGQMREAMRERLAEWSSSPAAEADSAPEGQVGLSGPESGAKAY
- a CDS encoding DUF805 domain-containing protein; the encoded protein is MQKNSLWGNWKSVVVDNYANPTGRARRAEFWYFVLANLVIAIILGALSSLLGLPLIWNQQLFVSIYALAVLIPNICVQIRRLHDSGKSGWWLLLLLTGIGAIVLIVFYVLDSEKATNTYGPSPKYPNG
- the cofC gene encoding 2-phospho-L-lactate guanylyltransferase; this encodes MSDRPPLVSISPTAALLVPVKSFSQAKRRLDPALKPAEREALARAMAATVLRAAGGLRVAVVCDDDAVRVWAQESGAETIWTPNLGLNGAVAAGVAHLARRGVARVVVAHADLPLATDLAWLADGDGVTLVPDRHGDGTNVACVPAEARFAFAYGAGSFTAHRAEARRRGLIVRLVPDPALGWDVDVPVDLKVPPVLHPPAYLPTASFAETP